AAACGGTAAGTACGATCATGGCCGTCTTCTGGCTGTTACTGTACGTGGTGGTTAACCTTACCTCTATCCTTTATCTGGGTGCGCTGGCAGTAAATACGATATCAGGTATTAACTTCTACCTGTGTATGAGCCTTATCGCGGTATTTGCGATCGTGATCACCCTGGGTGGTATGAAAGTGATCGGTTATACCGACGTAATCCAGGTGTTCTTCCTGATACTGGGTGGTCTGGTAACGACTTACCTGGCGTTAAGCCTGGTGTCTGAGCATTTTGGTGAAACAGGTGTACTGAAAGGCTTCTCCCTGATGACCAAAAATGCAGAAGAGCATTTCCATATGATCCTGAAAAAAGATAACCCGCATTACCTTGACCTTCCGGGTCTCACCGTACTGGTAGGTGGTATGTGGATCGTGAACCTGAACTACTGGGGTTGTAACCAGTATATCACGCAACGTGCACTGGGTGCCGATCTGAAAACAGCCCGTAGCGGTTTGCTGTTCGCAGGTTTTCTGAAACTCCTGATGCCTGTTATCGTGGTATTACCTGGTATCGCAGCTTATGTATTATATAAAGAAGGTGTGTTCTCCTCTGAAATGATGAAAGCAGGTGAACTGAATCCTGATAACGCTTACCCTGTGCTGATGAACCTTCTGCCTGCTGGTATGAAGGGTCTGGCCTTTGCGGCCCTGACTGCAGCAGTAGTAGCTTCCCTCGCTGGTAAGGCAAACAGTATCTCTACTATTTTCTCTCTCGACATTTATAAAGAGATCTTTAACAGATCAGCAGGCGAAAAAGAGATCGTGAATGTAGGTCGTATCGTTGTAATTGTTGCGATGATACTGGCTATTATTATCTCTCCGTTCCTGGGTATTGATAAGAAAGGTGGTTTCCAGTTCATACAGGAATACACCGGCTTTGTATCTCCAGGTATTTTTGCGATGTTCTTACTGGGCTTCTTCTGGAAGAAAACTACCTCAAATGCAGCCTTGTTTGCGATGATCGGTGGTTTTGCTATGTCTATCTTCCTGAAATTCCTGCCTAACTGGACTAATCTCAGCTTCTTGTACGATCTGGGTTTTGCTGTACCTAATCCTGCTAATCTGGATGCAAATAAGAATCCGATCTACGAAATTCCATTCCTCGACCGT
The DNA window shown above is from Chitinophaga agri and carries:
- a CDS encoding sodium/sugar symporter gives rise to the protein MQKSLQFLDYVVFLVYFVIVAGYGLYIYQKKKRKTTDSKDFFLAEGSLTWWAIGASLIASNISAEQFIGMAGSGFNIGLAISTYEWMAAATLIIVAVFFLPIYLKNKIYTMPQFLLTRYNKTVSTIMAVFWLLLYVVVNLTSILYLGALAVNTISGINFYLCMSLIAVFAIVITLGGMKVIGYTDVIQVFFLILGGLVTTYLALSLVSEHFGETGVLKGFSLMTKNAEEHFHMILKKDNPHYLDLPGLTVLVGGMWIVNLNYWGCNQYITQRALGADLKTARSGLLFAGFLKLLMPVIVVLPGIAAYVLYKEGVFSSEMMKAGELNPDNAYPVLMNLLPAGMKGLAFAALTAAVVASLAGKANSISTIFSLDIYKEIFNRSAGEKEIVNVGRIVVIVAMILAIIISPFLGIDKKGGFQFIQEYTGFVSPGIFAMFLLGFFWKKTTSNAALFAMIGGFAMSIFLKFLPNWTNLSFLYDLGFAVPNPANLDANKNPIYEIPFLDRMGIVFVVCVVGMIIISLVAPATKHVVAGGTVVATEGEQKGLEVDPTMFRTSTGFTVIALLICGILAALYTIFW